Proteins encoded together in one Prevotella scopos JCM 17725 window:
- a CDS encoding BT_3987 domain-containing protein, whose amino-acid sequence MNINNIKTLVLSMLGIALVVSCSESIEVPLVSESGYKTLENNLAFITDKYGCSNQDSLVFNEKGSTDFYVNLVEAAKANEEYTLSYDAKALENYNQAHGTTFEALPESLVKVSGTAMVNAGAKQSSKVAVSYTTATDLKENGVYAIPLSVKGASQTSKEKGEFVLFVRDITKMPNCHKDNGLQVISCMEVNDANPLHNLCYTLKESKKYVFDQVILFSGNINYNAETGEVYNYNNENVQHLLDYKEKYLKPLQEKGMKVILGILGNHDRSGVANLTKEGAIKFAQELKAVVDAYELDGIFFDDEYSSYGNYPGFASPSNEAASRLCYECKRIMPDKLIEVYVYSRTGSLSSVDGHKPGEFIDYALQDYGRYGDLSSNYEGLLPKGMIQGSSEFGQGRIISFNTATAIKTDGYGGTMVFGLTPRNGYVSRLNNITRAFYGEETVLTGSYAKDW is encoded by the coding sequence ATGAATATCAATAATATAAAAACACTCGTACTCTCAATGCTCGGTATAGCTCTGGTCGTATCCTGCTCTGAGAGCATCGAAGTGCCTCTTGTTTCTGAAAGCGGTTACAAGACATTGGAAAATAATCTTGCTTTCATTACTGACAAGTATGGCTGTAGCAACCAAGATTCCCTTGTCTTTAATGAAAAAGGTTCTACTGATTTCTACGTGAATCTTGTTGAGGCAGCCAAGGCTAATGAGGAATACACGCTGTCTTATGATGCCAAAGCACTTGAGAATTACAACCAGGCACATGGTACAACCTTCGAAGCATTGCCTGAATCTCTTGTCAAGGTGAGTGGTACTGCTATGGTAAATGCGGGTGCAAAGCAGTCGTCTAAGGTGGCGGTCAGCTATACTACAGCTACCGATTTGAAGGAAAATGGAGTTTATGCTATCCCTTTGAGTGTAAAGGGTGCCAGCCAGACTTCAAAGGAAAAAGGCGAGTTTGTCCTTTTTGTACGCGATATTACTAAGATGCCAAACTGCCATAAGGACAATGGCTTGCAGGTAATCAGCTGTATGGAGGTCAACGACGCCAATCCGCTTCACAACCTCTGTTACACCTTGAAGGAATCAAAGAAATATGTTTTCGACCAAGTGATACTTTTCTCTGGTAACATCAATTACAATGCAGAGACAGGTGAAGTGTATAATTATAACAACGAGAATGTACAGCACTTACTCGATTACAAGGAAAAATATCTTAAGCCTTTGCAGGAAAAGGGTATGAAGGTTATCCTCGGTATCCTTGGAAACCATGATCGCTCGGGTGTGGCAAACCTTACTAAGGAGGGTGCAATCAAGTTTGCACAGGAGTTGAAAGCTGTTGTTGATGCTTATGAACTCGATGGTATATTCTTTGATGATGAGTATTCAAGTTATGGCAATTACCCAGGCTTCGCTTCTCCTTCTAATGAGGCAGCATCTCGTCTTTGTTATGAATGTAAGCGAATCATGCCTGACAAACTTATTGAGGTGTATGTCTATAGCCGTACGGGTAGCTTATCGTCAGTTGATGGTCATAAGCCGGGCGAATTTATCGACTATGCTTTGCAGGATTATGGACGCTATGGCGATCTGTCTAGCAACTATGAAGGATTGTTACCTAAGGGTATGATACAAGGTTCATCAGAGTTTGGACAGGGACGTATTATTTCTTTTAATACTGCAACTGCTATCAAGACTGATGGCTATGGCGGTACGATGGTTTTTGGTTTAACCCCACGGAATGGTTATGTGTCTCGTCTGAACAACATCACACGTGCCTTCTACGGAGAAGAGACTGTACTGACAGGTAGTTATGCAAAGGATTGGTAA
- a CDS encoding DUF1735 and LamG domain-containing protein, producing MKKLFKYVPVLVAALLMGACQNNDEADFVSRAFIDGKTFTNETIIKDATTFVKSLKLSTPRPAEKEIRATFVAAKQLVDTYNKAYYSNAVLLPDTCYKFLESEVKINQGSVKSNEAQIEFSKLDKLDRSTIYVLPVTVECNDIEVLQSAKNYYFVFRAGALINVVADMSKNYLQVDWKTPDMVTDMHQITMEALIYPREFGKLISTVMGIEGKFLMRIGDAGFPDNQIQIATSSGNFPDADSNKGLQTKRWQHVAMTYNADTREVKVYVNGLLQSAGTLRMGTVTIKGDSPDRMFLIGKSYDDARWFEGNMSEVRVWNVVRTQEEIAGHIYGVDPKTPGLVGYWKMDNSNSPNIVKDATGNGNDAKANKPLSWHNVSLPEK from the coding sequence ATGAAGAAGCTATTTAAATATGTTCCTGTACTGGTAGCAGCCCTATTGATGGGTGCATGCCAGAATAATGATGAAGCTGACTTTGTAAGTAGGGCGTTCATAGATGGAAAGACATTTACTAATGAGACCATCATCAAAGATGCAACTACTTTCGTGAAGTCTTTGAAACTCTCTACACCTCGCCCTGCAGAAAAGGAGATTAGGGCTACTTTTGTTGCTGCAAAGCAACTTGTTGATACCTATAATAAGGCTTATTATAGCAATGCAGTGTTGTTACCTGATACTTGTTATAAGTTCCTCGAGAGTGAAGTGAAGATCAATCAGGGTAGTGTAAAGAGTAATGAGGCCCAGATTGAGTTCTCTAAGCTCGATAAATTGGACCGCTCAACAATATACGTATTGCCTGTAACTGTAGAATGTAATGACATTGAAGTCCTACAGTCTGCAAAGAATTATTACTTTGTGTTCCGTGCAGGCGCACTTATCAATGTTGTTGCAGACATGAGCAAGAACTATCTACAGGTAGATTGGAAGACTCCAGACATGGTTACTGATATGCATCAGATTACTATGGAGGCCCTCATCTATCCACGTGAGTTCGGTAAGCTTATTTCTACTGTGATGGGTATTGAGGGCAAGTTCCTTATGCGTATTGGTGATGCAGGCTTCCCAGATAATCAGATTCAGATAGCAACAAGTAGTGGGAACTTCCCTGATGCAGATTCTAACAAGGGCCTGCAGACAAAGCGTTGGCAGCATGTGGCAATGACTTACAATGCGGATACACGTGAAGTGAAGGTTTATGTCAATGGACTTTTGCAGTCAGCAGGTACGCTTCGTATGGGTACGGTTACTATCAAGGGCGATTCACCTGATCGTATGTTCCTTATCGGAAAGTCTTATGATGATGCTCGCTGGTTTGAGGGTAATATGTCTGAAGTACGTGTTTGGAATGTTGTCCGTACACAAGAGGAGATAGCAGGACATATCTATGGTGTTGATCCGAAGACTCCTGGCTTGGTAGGCTATTGGAAGATGGACAACTCTAATAGTCCTAATATTGTAAAGGATGCTACTGGTAATGGTAATGATGCTAAGGCAAACAAACCTCTTTCTTGGCACAATGTTTCATTACCGGAGAAATAA
- a CDS encoding glycoside hydrolase family 18, translating into MKHIIKYIAYSTLCAVALLVSSCDTDVEPVKINQSGIEHQNPELYKNYLVGIRAYKASNHKVMMAWFDNSQTVPFTQAQHINAVPDSVDYVVLTNPGMVTEQMMQEIAEVRSRKGTKVVFQISFDALKMAYETQKKAFMAKPENANKKFRDFNGFLVDTVNTQLHFIDKYNYDGVIMDFNAKLTYYLTDAEKAEAIALENDFLGISKDWKERHKDKELIMMGRPQHVTDKSLFAQARYLVIPTQDEKSVSGVDYLVRRALVEGVPTDKFVVLANNKSIDETDTKTGYWGKSLAMYGIAKYVASDHTGYTCAGMGLLSANVDYYNASFTYPNLRKVISIINPTVKE; encoded by the coding sequence ATGAAACATATCATTAAATATATAGCATATTCAACGCTCTGTGCAGTGGCTTTGCTTGTGTCAAGCTGTGATACAGATGTTGAACCTGTTAAAATCAATCAGTCAGGTATAGAGCATCAGAACCCTGAACTCTATAAGAATTACCTTGTTGGTATTCGTGCTTACAAAGCAAGCAATCATAAGGTTATGATGGCATGGTTTGATAATAGTCAGACCGTTCCGTTTACACAAGCGCAGCATATCAATGCCGTTCCTGATAGTGTTGACTATGTTGTACTGACGAATCCAGGAATGGTTACTGAACAGATGATGCAGGAAATAGCCGAGGTAAGAAGTCGGAAAGGAACGAAAGTTGTGTTTCAGATAAGTTTTGATGCGCTCAAAATGGCTTATGAAACACAGAAGAAAGCCTTTATGGCAAAGCCTGAGAATGCAAATAAGAAGTTCCGTGATTTCAATGGTTTCTTGGTTGATACGGTCAATACACAGTTACATTTTATTGACAAGTATAACTATGACGGAGTCATCATGGACTTCAATGCAAAGTTAACATATTATCTCACGGATGCTGAAAAGGCTGAGGCTATCGCTTTAGAGAATGATTTCTTAGGAATTTCTAAGGACTGGAAAGAGCGTCATAAGGATAAGGAATTGATTATGATGGGTCGTCCACAGCATGTTACAGATAAGAGCCTGTTTGCTCAAGCACGTTATCTCGTGATTCCAACACAGGACGAGAAGTCGGTGTCAGGAGTTGATTATTTGGTTCGCAGGGCTTTGGTAGAAGGTGTTCCAACAGATAAGTTCGTTGTGTTAGCAAATAATAAATCTATCGATGAGACCGATACCAAGACTGGCTACTGGGGTAAATCTTTGGCAATGTATGGTATTGCAAAGTATGTAGCGTCAGACCATACTGGCTATACTTGTGCTGGAATGGGGTTGTTGAGTGCGAATGTTGACTATTACAATGCCTCTTTCACTTACCCTAACTTACGTAAGGTAATCTCAATTATCAATCCAACCGTTAAAGAGTAA
- a CDS encoding RagB/SusD family nutrient uptake outer membrane protein, translated as MKQLRNIILSTISAGLVVSLVGCTNGYEEYNQDPYGVSKNETKRDAYSLGAAMVNLQSWVVPTDVNTNQFTECLCGGSYGGYLSDSNAGFSGKNFAQYSPENGWSRVLFRDFLPKLFIYFNEVKSATDEPVPLAVAQIIKVAGIHRVTDAYGPIPYSKVGQNGEITAPYDSQQDVYKLMFKQLDEAITTLTANRTLNFSPKADKVYGGNVEKWIKFGNSLRLRLAIRISKADPALAKHEAEASIANEVGVMTSNDDNAFMTLSNTNPFRVVMYEYNGGDSRVGADITTYMNGYNDPRRDVMFTKSSFASGTNGYYGLRSGIQIPGAEVAHAYSNYNVNTDSKLMWMNAAEVAFLRAEGALKNWNMGGTAGDFYKTGVELSFEQWGAKGATAYLADNSSTPAVYTDPAGLNSYSGSVSTITIAWDDSNSEEQKLERIITQKWLAMFPLGLEAWADYRRTGFPKLMPVKVNNSGGIVNSERGARRLSYPQEERRDNTVNYNAALGMLGGADNMATDVWWAK; from the coding sequence ATGAAACAGTTAAGAAATATCATATTGTCAACTATATCTGCGGGCTTGGTTGTGAGTCTGGTTGGATGTACCAATGGTTATGAGGAATATAACCAAGATCCATATGGTGTGTCAAAAAATGAAACAAAACGTGATGCTTACTCTTTGGGTGCAGCCATGGTGAACCTCCAGAGTTGGGTGGTTCCTACGGATGTCAATACCAATCAGTTTACAGAGTGTCTGTGTGGTGGCTCCTATGGTGGTTATCTCTCAGATTCTAATGCTGGTTTTTCAGGTAAGAACTTTGCGCAATATAGTCCAGAGAATGGTTGGAGCCGAGTATTGTTTAGAGACTTCCTTCCAAAACTCTTTATCTATTTCAATGAGGTGAAGAGTGCTACGGATGAACCTGTCCCATTGGCTGTAGCACAGATTATAAAGGTTGCTGGTATCCATCGTGTTACCGATGCTTATGGTCCGATACCTTATTCTAAAGTAGGACAGAATGGTGAAATCACTGCACCTTATGATTCTCAACAGGATGTTTATAAGCTGATGTTCAAGCAGCTTGATGAGGCGATTACCACACTGACAGCTAATCGCACATTGAACTTCTCGCCAAAGGCTGACAAGGTATATGGTGGTAATGTTGAGAAGTGGATTAAGTTTGGCAATTCTCTTCGTCTTCGTTTGGCTATTCGCATATCAAAGGCTGATCCAGCGTTGGCAAAACATGAGGCTGAGGCTTCGATTGCTAATGAAGTTGGTGTGATGACTTCCAATGATGATAATGCTTTCATGACTTTATCAAATACCAATCCTTTCCGAGTTGTGATGTATGAGTATAATGGTGGTGACTCACGTGTTGGCGCAGATATTACCACTTATATGAATGGTTATAACGACCCACGTCGTGATGTGATGTTCACAAAGTCAAGTTTTGCAAGCGGTACAAATGGTTATTATGGATTACGTTCTGGTATCCAGATTCCTGGTGCAGAGGTTGCTCATGCTTATAGTAACTATAATGTAAATACCGATAGCAAACTCATGTGGATGAATGCAGCTGAGGTAGCTTTCCTCCGTGCAGAAGGTGCTTTGAAGAACTGGAACATGGGCGGAACAGCTGGTGACTTCTATAAGACAGGTGTAGAACTATCGTTTGAACAGTGGGGCGCAAAGGGTGCAACAGCTTATTTGGCTGATAACAGCAGTACACCTGCAGTCTATACAGACCCTGCCGGACTCAACTCATACTCTGGATCGGTCTCAACGATTACAATTGCTTGGGATGATAGTAATAGTGAAGAGCAGAAGTTAGAACGTATTATCACTCAGAAATGGTTAGCTATGTTCCCTCTTGGCTTGGAAGCATGGGCTGACTATCGTCGTACAGGTTTCCCTAAGTTGATGCCTGTGAAGGTAAACAATAGTGGTGGTATAGTAAACAGCGAGCGTGGTGCACGTCGTTTGTCTTATCCACAGGAGGAACGCAGAGACAACACTGTAAACTACAATGCAGCTTTAGGTATGCTTGGTGGTGCAGATAATATGGCTACAGATGTTTGGTGGGCAAAGTAA
- a CDS encoding SusC/RagA family TonB-linked outer membrane protein, whose protein sequence is MKDENGEPVIGATIRLKGTQGGAVTDIDGQFTLMAEEGAELEISYIGYTTKMVRIGKADKYDIILSMGSAKELNEVVVTALGIKREQKALSYNVQQVNSDALGTNKDANFINSLSGKVAGVNINASSSGAGGASKVVMRGTRSIEQSSNVLYVIDGVPMFNLGGGGDSSFGSNGTTEAIADINPEDIESMSVLTGAAAAALYGNRASNGAIVITTKKGKVGHTEFTVSQSTELSSAFRLPEFQNRYGTGSSLRDAGGDSYSWGRRLNNANFMGYDPKKDYLKTGIMTTETFTLSTGSEKNQSYFSASALNSGGIIPNNGYNRYNFTFRNTSSMLGDKLLLDVGASYIIQNDRNMTNQGVYANPLVTAYLYPRGNDYNDMAMFEYFDTTRDIYTQNWNNLISEFVGQNPYWINYRNIRTNKKYRYMMNAGLTYKVTDWLNVVGRIRIDNATNTFEKKYYASTNTTIAGANGQYAKMKTDDKQVYGDVMLNINKHFLENKLSFVANVGASLSDIKQDQTGLDGPIADNLIPNVFNEYQVDAAREKRLPNGYHEQTKSLLGSLEFGWKSQLYLTVTGRNDWPSMLAGPHSNKSSFFYPSVGGSWIISESVKMPQAINYLKVRGSFASVGIPFLRNIANPKYEWDNTTKQWKSQTIYPIYDLKPETTNSWEIGLQARFLKHFNLDATLYWTKTFNQTFNPDISVSSGYSALYIQTGNVSNNGLEVALGYSNNWGGFGWSSNYTLSSNRNRINELVRNYVHPETGTVINKDRLDVGGLGNAHFILKEGGTLGDLYSLTDLMRDDKGRVYIDKNGKVYRNNNVGDVKLGSVFPKANMAWRNDFSYKGFNLSVMVSARFGGIVYSATQAALDLYGVSEASAKVRDKGYMEVNGNDHLNPESWYSTVGGSDGIPQFYTYSATNVRLQEASLSYTFKKNHFFGLGDLTLSVTGRNLLMFYCKAPFDPETTATTGNYYQGIDKFMTPSTRNIGFNIKLKF, encoded by the coding sequence GTGAAGGATGAGAATGGTGAGCCGGTAATCGGTGCAACGATTCGTCTGAAAGGAACCCAAGGAGGCGCTGTGACTGACATAGATGGTCAGTTTACGCTGATGGCAGAAGAAGGTGCTGAACTTGAAATCTCTTACATTGGCTACACAACAAAGATGGTGCGTATTGGTAAAGCTGATAAATACGATATCATTCTTTCTATGGGTAGTGCCAAGGAGTTGAACGAGGTTGTAGTGACCGCTCTTGGTATAAAGCGTGAGCAAAAGGCATTGAGTTATAACGTACAGCAGGTGAATAGTGATGCGTTAGGAACAAATAAGGATGCTAACTTCATCAATTCTCTTAGTGGAAAGGTTGCTGGTGTGAATATCAATGCTAGTTCATCTGGTGCCGGTGGAGCTTCAAAGGTTGTTATGCGTGGTACACGTAGTATTGAGCAGTCAAGTAATGTTTTGTATGTTATTGATGGCGTACCAATGTTCAATCTCGGTGGTGGCGGCGATTCTTCCTTTGGATCTAATGGTACGACAGAGGCAATCGCTGATATCAACCCTGAAGACATTGAGAGTATGTCAGTCTTGACAGGTGCAGCTGCCGCAGCTCTTTATGGTAACCGTGCGTCTAATGGTGCGATTGTCATCACGACAAAGAAAGGAAAGGTTGGACATACAGAGTTTACTGTTAGTCAGAGCACAGAACTATCTTCTGCTTTCCGTTTGCCAGAGTTTCAGAATCGTTATGGAACGGGTAGTAGCCTGCGTGATGCTGGTGGTGATAGCTATAGCTGGGGACGTCGGTTGAATAATGCCAATTTCATGGGTTATGATCCTAAAAAAGATTATCTCAAGACAGGTATCATGACTACTGAGACTTTCACCCTTTCAACAGGTTCGGAAAAGAATCAGAGTTATTTCTCTGCAAGTGCATTGAATTCAGGCGGTATTATTCCTAACAATGGTTATAATCGTTATAACTTTACGTTTCGCAATACATCTAGTATGCTGGGCGACAAGTTATTGTTAGATGTTGGCGCAAGTTATATCATCCAGAATGATCGCAATATGACCAACCAGGGAGTTTATGCCAATCCATTGGTGACAGCTTACCTCTATCCACGTGGTAATGACTACAACGACATGGCTATGTTTGAATATTTCGATACGACACGTGATATTTACACACAGAATTGGAATAACCTTATTAGTGAGTTTGTTGGTCAGAACCCTTATTGGATTAACTATCGTAACATTCGTACCAATAAAAAGTATCGTTATATGATGAATGCTGGTCTTACTTATAAGGTAACAGATTGGTTGAATGTTGTTGGTCGCATCCGTATAGACAATGCAACAAATACTTTCGAGAAGAAGTATTATGCTAGTACTAACACAACGATAGCAGGTGCTAATGGTCAGTATGCAAAGATGAAGACTGATGACAAGCAGGTGTATGGTGATGTTATGTTGAATATCAATAAGCACTTCTTAGAGAATAAGTTGTCGTTTGTAGCTAATGTCGGTGCAAGTCTCTCTGATATCAAGCAGGACCAGACTGGTCTTGATGGTCCGATAGCTGATAACCTGATTCCAAATGTATTCAATGAATATCAGGTTGATGCGGCTCGTGAGAAGCGTTTGCCAAATGGTTATCATGAGCAGACGAAGTCACTTCTTGGTAGTTTAGAGTTTGGATGGAAGAGCCAGCTGTATCTGACGGTTACTGGACGTAATGACTGGCCTTCAATGTTGGCAGGTCCTCACTCTAACAAGAGCTCATTCTTCTACCCTTCTGTTGGTGGATCATGGATTATTTCAGAGTCAGTGAAGATGCCACAGGCTATCAACTATCTGAAGGTACGTGGTTCGTTTGCTTCTGTAGGTATCCCATTCCTTCGCAATATTGCAAATCCAAAGTATGAGTGGGATAACACAACAAAGCAGTGGAAGAGTCAGACTATCTATCCTATCTATGACTTGAAACCAGAGACAACAAACTCTTGGGAAATTGGTTTACAAGCTCGTTTCCTCAAGCACTTCAACTTGGATGCAACACTTTATTGGACAAAGACTTTCAACCAGACATTCAACCCTGATATTTCGGTATCATCTGGTTATTCTGCACTTTATATCCAGACTGGTAATGTGTCAAACAATGGTCTTGAGGTAGCTTTGGGTTACAGCAACAATTGGGGCGGCTTTGGATGGTCAAGTAACTATACTTTGAGTTCTAATCGCAACCGTATCAATGAGTTGGTTCGTAACTACGTTCACCCAGAAACAGGTACTGTTATCAATAAAGACCGTCTTGATGTAGGAGGATTAGGCAATGCACACTTCATTTTAAAGGAAGGCGGCACTTTAGGTGACCTCTATTCTTTGACTGATTTGATGCGTGACGATAAGGGACGTGTTTATATCGATAAGAATGGTAAGGTATATCGTAATAATAATGTAGGCGATGTGAAGTTGGGTTCAGTATTCCCTAAGGCAAACATGGCATGGCGCAATGATTTCTCTTATAAGGGCTTTAACCTTAGTGTGATGGTAAGTGCACGTTTCGGTGGTATTGTTTACTCTGCAACGCAGGCAGCACTCGATCTTTACGGAGTATCAGAAGCAAGTGCAAAGGTACGTGATAAGGGATATATGGAGGTAAATGGCAATGACCATCTTAACCCAGAATCATGGTACTCAACAGTTGGTGGAAGTGATGGTATCCCACAGTTCTATACCTATAGTGCAACGAATGTTCGTTTGCAGGAGGCTAGTCTTAGTTATACCTTCAAGAAGAATCACTTCTTCGGTCTTGGCGATTTGACCCTCTCTGTGACTGGTCGTAACTTATTAATGTTCTATTGTAAGGCTCCTTTCGATCCTGAGACAACAGCTACGACAGGCAACTATTATCAGGGTATTGATAAGTTTATGACACCAAGTACGAGAAATATTGGTTTCAACATCAAACTTAAATTCTAA
- a CDS encoding ComF family protein, whose protein sequence is MKPTISLLARLIDTLAPRSCTICGSRLTVTEEVMCACCNQCLPRTGYSKSAFDNRLSRLFWGRIPIEKGAALFFYKAHSDTSRLLYQLKYGGHPELGERLGQIVAAEFAQDGFFDGITAVLPVPLARQRERERGYNQSVEIARGVCEETGLPLLLNALERITFHGSQTQKDRWERNENVDKAFHLLDASAVSNQHILLIDDVITSGATLVAVAKEVLKGNNVKVSVLSLGFANNG, encoded by the coding sequence ATGAAGCCGACGATTAGCTTACTTGCTCGTCTGATAGACACCCTTGCACCACGTTCATGTACCATTTGTGGTAGTCGCCTGACTGTTACGGAAGAGGTGATGTGCGCTTGTTGTAACCAATGTCTTCCTCGTACGGGTTATTCTAAGTCTGCTTTTGACAACAGACTTTCACGCCTTTTTTGGGGACGAATTCCCATTGAGAAGGGTGCAGCCTTATTTTTCTATAAAGCCCATTCTGACACTAGTCGTTTGCTTTATCAACTGAAGTATGGTGGTCATCCTGAACTTGGTGAGCGTCTGGGACAAATTGTTGCAGCAGAGTTTGCACAGGATGGCTTCTTCGATGGAATCACAGCTGTGCTTCCCGTGCCACTTGCTCGGCAGCGTGAGAGAGAACGAGGGTATAATCAAAGTGTGGAAATAGCACGTGGCGTCTGTGAGGAAACGGGTCTGCCCCTTTTACTTAATGCTTTGGAGCGTATAACCTTCCATGGTAGTCAGACGCAGAAAGATCGTTGGGAACGCAATGAAAATGTAGATAAAGCCTTTCACTTGCTTGATGCTTCCGCCGTAAGCAATCAACATATCTTACTCATTGATGATGTCATCACCTCAGGTGCCACCCTTGTTGCTGTTGCCAAAGAAGTACTCAAGGGGAACAATGTTAAGGTCAGTGTCCTCTCATTGGGCTTTGCGAATAATGGTTAA
- a CDS encoding regulatory protein RecX yields MIQKRPILEPQALKKLADLCAKGEHCSGEMLEKMRKWGLSEDAQARIMEKLITLHYVDDSRYTESFVHDKIRYNKWGRRKIEQALWMKKVDNAISSPILDAVEDEEYLEVLRPLLASKYPTIKAESDYERSMKLIKFAMGRGFTMDLIHRCIDEGVVTADDEIDFVEDEADD; encoded by the coding sequence ATGATACAGAAACGACCTATATTAGAGCCGCAAGCCCTGAAGAAACTTGCCGATTTATGTGCGAAAGGCGAACATTGCTCTGGTGAGATGTTAGAGAAGATGCGCAAATGGGGACTATCAGAAGATGCGCAAGCACGTATTATGGAGAAGTTAATAACGCTGCATTACGTTGATGATAGCCGTTATACGGAGTCTTTCGTACATGACAAAATCCGCTATAACAAATGGGGACGACGGAAGATTGAACAAGCTCTGTGGATGAAAAAGGTCGATAATGCAATTTCTTCGCCTATCCTCGATGCCGTGGAAGATGAAGAATATCTTGAAGTATTAAGACCATTATTGGCAAGTAAGTATCCTACCATCAAGGCCGAGAGTGATTACGAACGTTCAATGAAGTTGATTAAGTTTGCCATGGGACGTGGCTTCACGATGGATTTAATACACCGGTGCATAGATGAAGGTGTAGTCACAGCTGATGATGAGATTGATTTTGTAGAGGATGAAGCCGACGATTAG
- the prmC gene encoding peptide chain release factor N(5)-glutamine methyltransferase: MTYQDLWHRLTPLYDEGEAQAIVRLVLEVQFGITLTDIYTGKVNELSREAEEELEKIILRLERSEPVQYVLGRETFCGRTFHVAPGVLIPRPETEVLCRWVEEDYNRPYCALQPPMPLQVLDVGTGSGCIAVTLAADLRNSAVTAWDISGDALLIARENVHQWQVRVELKMEDALHPSAAAMQQQFDIIVSNPPYICDKERTAMEGNVLAYEPETALFVPDDDPLRFYRAIAEYGVQALSADGALYFETNPLYIDNVKQMLSELGYKQIKLREDQFGKLRFTKAILP; the protein is encoded by the coding sequence ATGACATACCAAGATTTATGGCACAGACTCACTCCTTTATATGATGAAGGTGAGGCACAAGCTATCGTTCGGCTTGTGTTAGAGGTGCAGTTTGGCATTACGCTGACCGATATATATACGGGCAAAGTTAATGAATTATCCCGAGAAGCGGAGGAGGAATTAGAGAAAATCATCCTTCGTTTGGAGCGTTCGGAGCCTGTACAATATGTTTTAGGACGTGAAACCTTTTGTGGGCGCACATTTCATGTGGCTCCGGGCGTATTGATTCCACGTCCAGAGACTGAGGTGCTATGCCGTTGGGTAGAGGAAGACTATAACCGACCTTATTGCGCTTTGCAACCTCCTATGCCTCTACAGGTCTTAGATGTTGGAACAGGTAGTGGCTGTATTGCTGTTACATTGGCTGCCGACCTACGCAACTCGGCGGTTACAGCGTGGGATATATCGGGTGATGCACTACTTATTGCACGTGAGAATGTACATCAATGGCAGGTTCGTGTTGAACTAAAGATGGAGGATGCGCTTCATCCTTCAGCAGCAGCTATGCAGCAGCAATTTGATATTATAGTGAGTAATCCACCTTACATCTGCGACAAAGAACGGACAGCGATGGAGGGGAATGTGCTTGCGTATGAACCTGAAACGGCTCTTTTTGTTCCTGATGATGACCCACTACGCTTCTATCGGGCAATCGCTGAGTATGGCGTGCAGGCTTTGTCAGCTGATGGTGCACTTTATTTCGAGACCAACCCATTATATATTGATAATGTAAAGCAGATGTTAAGCGAATTGGGTTATAAGCAGATAAAACTGCGAGAAGACCAGTTTGGTAAGCTCCGATTCACGAAAGCCATCCTACCATGA